In Haematobia irritans isolate KBUSLIRL chromosome 1, ASM5000362v1, whole genome shotgun sequence, a genomic segment contains:
- the LOC142219712 gene encoding small ribosomal subunit protein uS7A-like, with translation MAEVAENVTQTFEDQPPTETEGAETLLKTNVVSNTDLHEIKLFGRWSRDDVTVNDISLQDYISVKEKFARYLLHSAGRYAAERFRKTQCPIVEHLTCSLMMKGRNNGKKLMACRIVNHSFEIIHLMTDENPLQILVSAIIKFGPREDSTRIDRAGTVRRRINQAIWLLCTGAREAAFRNTKTITDCLADELINAAKGSSNSYAIKKKDELERVVKSNR, from the coding sequence atggctgaAGTTGCTGAAAACGTGACCCAGACTTTCGAGGACCAACCTCCAACTGAAACCGAGGGTGCTGAGACCCTTTTGAAAACCAATGTTGTTTCCAACACAGATTTGCACGAAATCAAATTGTTCGGTCGCTGGTCCCGTGATGACGTGACCGTCAACGATATCTCGTTGCAAGATTACATCTCCGTCAAGGAGAAATTTGCTCGCTATTTGCTCCACTCTGCTGGTCGTTATGCCGCCGAACGTTTCCGCAAGACTCAATGCCCCATCGTAGAACACTTGACCTGCTCCTTAATGATGAAAGGACGCAACAATGGCAAGAAACTCATGGCCTGTCGTATTGTTAATCACTCGTTTGAAATCATTCATTTGATGACTGACGAAAATCCTTTACAAATCCTTGTCAGCGCCATCATCAAATTTGGCCCTCGTGAAGATTCAACCCGTATCGATCGTGCAGGTACTGTCCGCCGTCGTATCAATCAAGCCATTTGGTTATTGTGCACCGGTGCCCGTGAAGCCGCTTTCAGAAACACCAAGACCATCACCGACTGCTTGGCCGATGAATTGATCAACGCTGCTAAGGGTTCTTCTAACTCCTATGCAATCAAGAAGAAGGATGAATTGGAACGAGTTGTCAAATCCAACCGATAA